The genomic DNA AGTATCCTGTTGTGTATGGGTGCTCTGAATAGACCAATTCTCCGCCTATTATGTCCTTTCCGGCCTGAAGGCCGATCTCTATCATCTGCTCGCGGGGCATGTCCAGAGGGAAGAGCATGAATAGGTCGAAATCCTGGTCCTTCAGATAGCATCCTTTGGCGTAGGATCCGGCCAGCCTGACATCGACGTCAAGGCCCTTCTCCTTGTAATATCTCTTGACTGTGGTGAGCAGGCGATCGGCGATCGCATCGAGTTCCGCGGCGGATTCCTTTGACGGCACTATCTCCGATAATACCGACAATTCCACCAGTTCCTCGTCCATGCTTATCGCCTCGTTCCCTTGCTAGGATATCAGGCATATTGTAGAACATCTATTAAAAAAGAAGAAAGGGGTTTTGCCGCCCTTTCGGGCGGCTTTAAAGGTTATCAGGCGCTTGCCTTCTTCTTCCTCGACAGAGCGAAGAAGATGATGGCAATGAGTACGATGACTACGACTGCGATCGCGATGTACATAATCATGTTGTCTCCGCTGCTTCCGCCATCGTGGTTGTTCTCCTCGATGTAGTACACGGAGTACTCAGATGCGTAGATGGATGCGTAGTACTGGTCGTTCTCAAGGTCGTAGTAGACGTCGGTAACCATGGGGACAGCGGTATCGTTGATCACGTGGTATACGAATGCGTCGACGGTGCTGATAGGCAGGTCGATGCGTGCCTCGTGGTTTCCTTTGATCTCGAATGCCTTGTGTCCGTCGTACTTGGTCTCGGAGGCGCTGAACTTGAGGGTCTCCAAGGGGACGGCTCCATCGACGTTGAACCTGACGCCGGCCTTGTTCTGAACGATGAAGGAGTGTCCGTTGTTCTGGACGAAGAATCCCTCTGCGTCGGTCTTCACGATGGTTCCGGGCTCTGCAGGTACGACCTTGGTTCCGAATACGGAGGTCAGCTCGAGGTCACCGACTACATCGTAGTAAAGGATGAACTTGTCCTGCAGCACATATCCGCACATGTTTCCATCCTTGTCGACAAGCCAGAGAGGTGCATCTCCGCCGGTGAAGACCTTACTGTACATCTCTCCGTACTTGGCGGTGTCCTTGGCACCGTCGATGGTGATGTTGTAGGTCTTTCCATTAGACTTGGCGTAGAGATCAGCCACATAGCCGATGTAGATGGGCTCAACGTTGTTGTTCGCATCTACGGTGAATCCGATGTAGGAATTGGGGTCTAGGTCGTATCCAGGCAGGGCAATGATGCTGAGCTGAGGTCCTCCGGTCTTTCCGCAGTCCACAGACAGCAGGGCTCCGACGAATTCGACATCTATGCGGGCGTCGTCTGCCAATATGACACTTCCGTCCTTCACATAGGCCTTGCCCTCGATGCTCTGAGCTTCCAGGTTGATGTAGTTCAGTACGAGAGGCACATCGCCGGCGATGGTGAGTTCCGTCTTGAAGTCCTCGTAGTAGCCTCCGCGGAGGATCATGTAGTAGAGCATGTCGGTGTTGACGGTGTCAGAGTAGTACATGATTCCGGTACCGCTGGTCTTGAAGTCAACCTTGACTGCCTTTCTAGATTCGTCAGGTACGGTGGTGACGTCAGCCTGTGCTCCGTCGGTCTGCACGTAGGTGATGCTGGACTCCTTGTACTTGAGCACGGATTCGCCGTCGTTGGAGGGTATGATTGCGATTCCCTTGATGTATCCGTTGATGGACTTGAGCTCTCCTCCTCCGATGTAGTTACCGGAGACGGTCGCTTCCTCTGCTTCGAACTGGTAATCTCCGTCCTTGAAGTCGGTCATGACGACCTTTCCGAGGTCGGTGACGATTCCGTAATCCCAGAACTTCAGGTTCGTGGAAACGGCAGTGGGCTCGAAGGTGAATGAGGGTGCGAATCCGTCATCGTAGTCTGCAGGAACGATGTTTCCGCTGACTGCGACGTCTTCGGCCGTGACGATACGCACTGCCTGTCCTGCCTCGAACATGGCGGCCTTGAGGTCTCCCTTGAGGTCTGCGGTTCCGGTGTCGTTGGCGAGATCTGCTGTGATTGTCAGGTTATCGATCTCGATAAGCCTGTCCTCGTTCATCATGTACGCGCCTTCTACGGTCATCTTTCCATTGGTGGTGATGCCGTCCTGGTTGTAGGTGAACTTTCCGCTGATAGAGCAGTTGTCAATCGCGGCTTTCATGTCTCCATCTCCGGGGATGCTCTGGGTGTAGAACACTCCTTTGATGGATACAGAGGAATCTAAGTTGGCCTCGATATTCAGTTCGGAGATGTCTCCGGAGATGATGGCCTCGATGACAGACTCGATGTCGACATCGAGCTCTGCGGATACCTTGGAGTTGGCTCCGCTTGCCTTGAAGACTGAAGAGATGTCATCGGCTCCGTCGAACATGAGGAAGATCTCCCCGATGCTTTCCTTCGTATTGATGGTCACTTTGTTATCATCGATTGTGAAAGCTTCGCTGGTGTCGATTCCCTCGATGGAGATCTCAAAGGAGTCCTTCTCGTAATCCTTGTCGATGAAGGAAGCGATGAGGTCTCCCTTGATCTTCATGCTTCCGGTGATCTTCTCGGAAGATATGACGCTGCTGGAGCTGATCGAAGGCAGCACCAGTTCAACCTTGTAGCCCTCTTCGCTGACGCTGAGGTCCAGTCCTTCGAATGAGGTCTTGATTTCCATGTCATCATCGATCGATATGGATGAAGCTGCTCCGTAGAACGTGATGGCCTGTCCTCTGTATGCTGCATCGATAGTTCCGATCGAAGCACTGTAGTCATAGGTGAATGAGGGGTTCTGGTAGTCATCGATTCCGGACATGACGGCTCCAATCTTCTTGGATACCTGTTCGAAGTAGTCGATCTTTCCCTCGATGGAATCGAAGTTCTTGATTCCTGCCTTGACGTCAGAACACATTTTCTCCAGGTTGACGTTCTCCTTGTTGAAGACGAAGAGGATGTACTCGCAGGATCCTCCTACGGTGGCCAGGGTAGGCTCGTCCATGGATGCGATGATCTGCTCGATGTAATCTTCGGTCTCGGGTTCGGGGAATGCGGTGTAGAAGATGTCGTTGAGGACGGTCCTGACAGCTGCTTCGGACATTGCCGGGTCGTAGCCGCTGAAGATGAACTCTACGAGGTAGTCGAGGTTCCTCAGACTGAAGAGGTCCGGGTAGCTTCCGACATCATAGGTGAACTTCTCGCTCACGCTGATCTTTCCGCTGGTCATGTTGAAGTCATCGAAAGCGAGCTCGAAGGACTTGATGGCGTCGTTCAGGCTGATCTCGAGGGTTTTGTCGTCTGCGGAGATGTTGAAATCATAGTCGATTCCCTTGAATGCGAAATCGAAGTTGGGTGCGCCGACCTCGGCCTTGCCCTTGTAAGAGACTGAGAGGTCTCCGTCGATGTTGCATTCGACGGATGATTTGCTGCCGAGAGTGGCATCCGCACCGAACGAAGGTGTGGATGCGGTGACGTTGTATTCCTTTGTGTCTGCGGAGATCTCGATTCCTCCGAACCATGCATCTGCGGATATGGAGTCATCTGTGAGACCTGCATTGGCCTTGAATCCGTCCCAGGTCATTGCGTAGGTGCCCTGTTCGGTAGTGGCGTCGGCAGAGATCTTTCCGAGCACGAAGCTGCACTTTGCGTCGATGGACATGTGCTTGTAGTCGTCGACACCGGTAACGACGCTTGTGATGAGGTCGCTGACCTTGTCGGTGTATGCGACGAATTTGGAGACAGGGCCCGTCTCTGTGATCGTGCTGGCGATCT from Thermoplasmata archaeon includes the following:
- a CDS encoding DUF945 domain-containing protein produces the protein MDKKMKAFCAVVFAIAFVASFAAVFAVADTEVSGEDATVITESKTYTDGEQFDLNTDYVLESNVVLTFKEGAILYMDMTKPFSIKGNSGSGFIFEEGAQVVMEFLSEEEFNEIEEYTSIVMEGKVTYNVSIDITKTPMKVSMEMTIDNGTKATVNGVNYNFTKTSASITADVDMPTSAIASGTPLSEIKGSISGTVNVSSDGIKIGADGMDTISIDKIKLNASYDIKTPGSSGTDKITVSLKGDFDAGVSDKDVTIKATENFDISVGIQGLTDNIDWSKPETLKNVIPFINGTMSSSITVDSNADGAVVIKNANLSHSANFSNEQVKMSASISFDSIKVDGDAVDMTIDKTSYTEDITLELGSFMELLSGRNIVGTAIFMFAYIPDPTAGRTTIEDFFVSYLQPICPDGFAIRPYVHSAVASIPDESAGYVAMPFAYILFFFQLDQKNFETECAKIASTITETGPVSKFVAYTDKVSDLITSVVTGVDDYKHMSIDAKCSFVLGKISADATTEQGTYAMTWDGFKANAGLTDDSISADAWFGGIEISADTKEYNVTASTPSFGADATLGSKSSVECNIDGDLSVSYKGKAEVGAPNFDFAFKGIDYDFNISADDKTLEISLNDAIKSFELAFDDFNMTSGKISVSEKFTYDVGSYPDLFSLRNLDYLVEFIFSGYDPAMSEAAVRTVLNDIFYTAFPEPETEDYIEQIIASMDEPTLATVGGSCEYILFVFNKENVNLEKMCSDVKAGIKNFDSIEGKIDYFEQVSKKIGAVMSGIDDYQNPSFTYDYSASIGTIDAAYRGQAITFYGAASSISIDDDMEIKTSFEGLDLSVSEEGYKVELVLPSISSSSVISSEKITGSMKIKGDLIASFIDKDYEKDSFEISIEGIDTSEAFTIDDNKVTINTKESIGEIFLMFDGADDISSVFKASGANSKVSAELDVDIESVIEAIISGDISELNIEANLDSSVSIKGVFYTQSIPGDGDMKAAIDNCSISGKFTYNQDGITTNGKMTVEGAYMMNEDRLIEIDNLTITADLANDTGTADLKGDLKAAMFEAGQAVRIVTAEDVAVSGNIVPADYDDGFAPSFTFEPTAVSTNLKFWDYGIVTDLGKVVMTDFKDGDYQFEAEEATVSGNYIGGGELKSINGYIKGIAIIPSNDGESVLKYKESSITYVQTDGAQADVTTVPDESRKAVKVDFKTSGTGIMYYSDTVNTDMLYYMILRGGYYEDFKTELTIAGDVPLVLNYINLEAQSIEGKAYVKDGSVILADDARIDVEFVGALLSVDCGKTGGPQLSIIALPGYDLDPNSYIGFTVDANNNVEPIYIGYVADLYAKSNGKTYNITIDGAKDTAKYGEMYSKVFTGGDAPLWLVDKDGNMCGYVLQDKFILYYDVVGDLELTSVFGTKVVPAEPGTIVKTDAEGFFVQNNGHSFIVQNKAGVRFNVDGAVPLETLKFSASETKYDGHKAFEIKGNHEARIDLPISTVDAFVYHVINDTAVPMVTDVYYDLENDQYYASIYASEYSVYYIEENNHDGGSSGDNMIMYIAIAVVVIVLIAIIFFALSRKKKASA